Proteins encoded by one window of Chondromyces crocatus:
- a CDS encoding PQQ-binding-like beta-propeller repeat protein yields the protein MTRVSLRRLALAWAGIATLAWTASAALSAGCVLPTEGDSSADSEPTAESLPPTTCIPGATAPCYTGPAGTEGVGVCRGGQRTCDARGAGYGPCLGEVRPAPERCSTPDDEDCDGEGGERDRDCVCAPGEVRACYTGDPATRGVGMCHDGTSTCDPLTLTWSDACDGQTLPAPEVCTTNIDDEDCNGALCGGDVVWALRAGGDGPQTAHAIATDADGNTVVVASFRGAFTLAGTTYQNQGDLDAAVIKIDPDGTVRWVLPIGPARSQIVRAVSIDAHGDIYIAGDFEHTLTFPSPGQGAPPVSLVSTSASDVDLFVAKLDPQGKLLWAHDYGDADEQRAFGLTVGAQGDVLVTGAMAGKIDFGGTVFTSAGGRDLFVASWSADGEPGWFKRFGTLHHQEGTDLALGASLLVTGGATGAFPFGDSVISTGNSADVLALALDPQSGTPRWGVSFGHPGDTQHQVGLGIALDPIGHPLLTGTFTDALHQGDTLLHGGTTSGFVAKLSPTGQPLWSRAFGSTTSQGNAIASDRHGNVLLAGHFAGSADLDDPPLHATQPGPDLLVAKLDPEGRLLWSRHLGNGSPQAGTAITTDASDAILLAGQARGTLDLGPQLLNAGPHPTLFVTKLHP from the coding sequence ATGACGAGGGTCTCGCTGCGGAGGCTCGCCCTGGCGTGGGCCGGGATCGCCACCCTGGCGTGGACGGCGAGCGCCGCCCTGAGCGCAGGGTGCGTCTTGCCCACCGAGGGCGACTCCAGCGCGGACAGTGAGCCGACCGCGGAGAGCCTCCCCCCGACCACCTGCATTCCGGGTGCGACCGCGCCTTGCTACACCGGCCCCGCGGGCACCGAAGGCGTCGGCGTCTGCCGCGGCGGCCAGCGCACCTGTGACGCTCGAGGCGCCGGTTACGGCCCTTGCCTCGGCGAGGTGCGCCCAGCACCGGAGCGCTGCAGCACCCCCGACGACGAGGACTGCGACGGCGAGGGAGGCGAGCGCGACCGCGACTGCGTCTGCGCGCCGGGAGAGGTCCGCGCTTGCTACACCGGCGACCCCGCCACCCGCGGCGTTGGCATGTGCCACGACGGCACCAGCACCTGCGACCCCCTCACCCTCACCTGGAGCGACGCCTGCGACGGCCAGACGCTCCCCGCGCCCGAGGTCTGCACCACCAACATCGACGACGAAGACTGCAACGGTGCCTTGTGCGGCGGTGACGTCGTCTGGGCCCTCCGCGCTGGCGGCGACGGCCCCCAGACCGCGCACGCGATCGCCACCGACGCCGACGGCAACACCGTGGTCGTCGCGAGCTTCCGGGGCGCCTTCACCCTCGCTGGCACCACCTACCAGAACCAGGGCGACCTCGACGCCGCCGTCATCAAGATCGATCCCGACGGCACCGTCCGCTGGGTCCTCCCCATCGGCCCCGCCCGCTCCCAGATCGTGCGCGCCGTCTCCATCGACGCGCACGGCGACATCTACATCGCCGGCGACTTCGAGCACACCCTCACCTTCCCTTCACCAGGCCAGGGCGCGCCCCCCGTCTCCCTCGTGTCCACCAGCGCCTCCGACGTCGACCTCTTCGTCGCCAAGCTCGACCCGCAGGGCAAGCTCCTCTGGGCGCACGACTACGGCGACGCCGACGAGCAGCGCGCGTTCGGCCTCACCGTCGGCGCCCAGGGAGACGTCCTCGTCACCGGCGCCATGGCCGGGAAGATCGACTTCGGCGGCACCGTCTTCACCAGCGCCGGCGGCCGTGACCTCTTCGTCGCCAGCTGGAGCGCGGACGGCGAGCCCGGTTGGTTCAAGCGGTTCGGCACCCTCCATCACCAGGAGGGCACCGACCTCGCCCTCGGCGCATCGCTCCTCGTCACCGGCGGCGCCACCGGCGCCTTCCCGTTCGGTGACAGCGTCATCTCGACCGGCAACAGCGCCGACGTCCTCGCCCTCGCCCTCGACCCGCAGAGCGGCACCCCGCGCTGGGGCGTCTCCTTCGGCCACCCCGGTGACACCCAGCACCAGGTCGGCCTCGGCATCGCCCTCGATCCCATTGGCCACCCCTTGCTCACCGGCACCTTCACCGACGCCCTCCACCAGGGCGACACCCTGCTCCACGGCGGCACGACCAGCGGCTTCGTTGCCAAGCTCAGTCCAACGGGTCAGCCCCTCTGGAGCCGCGCCTTCGGCAGCACGACCTCCCAGGGCAACGCCATCGCCTCCGACCGCCACGGCAACGTGCTCCTCGCCGGCCACTTCGCTGGCAGCGCCGACCTCGACGACCCTCCCCTCCACGCCACGCAGCCTGGACCCGACTTGCTCGTCGCCAAGCTCGATCCCGAGGGGCGCCTCCTCTGGAGCCGTCACCTCGGCAACGGCTCACCCCAGGCTGGCACCGCGATCACCACCGACGCCTCGGATGCCATCCTCCTCGCCGGACAAGCCCGCGGCACCCTCGACCTGGGCCCCCAGCTCCTCAACGCCGGCCCTCACCCGACGCTCTTCGTCACCAAGCTCCACCCGTGA